Below is a window of Streptomyces sp. WMMB303 DNA.
TCAGCGCCCTGCGGGCCCGCAGCCTCATCTCGATCCACTCGTTCTCGCCGTCCCAGGCGGCCACGTGGGTGAAGTCTTCGGGGTCGAAGTCAGCGCCCAGTTCGCGGTTGAGGACGTGCAGGACGTTCTTGTTGAACTGTGCGGTGACCCCCTCCGCGTCGTCGTAGGCGGCGACGAGTACGGCGGGGTCCTTGACCAGGTCGGTCCCCAGCAGCAGGGCGTCTTGCGGCCCGAGCCGGGACCGCAGGGAGGCCAGGAAGCGGGCCCGGTCGGCGGGCAGCAGATTGCCGATCGTGCCGCCGAGGAAGGCGACGACCTTCGGCTCCGGGCACTCGGGCAGCGGCAGCTCCTGCTGGAAGTCCGCGACCAGCGCGTGCACGGCCACCCCGGGGTGGTCGGCGAGCAGCGCGTGTCCGGCCTCGGCCAGCGCGGACTCGCTGACGTCGACGGGCACATAGGTCAGCGGGGCGCCGAGCGCGGTCAGCAGCAGCCGGGTCTTGTACGAGGAGCCGGAGCCGAGTTCGACCAGTGTGCGGGCCCCGGTGAGTTCCGCGATCCGCGGTGCCGCGTCCCGCAGGATCCCGGCCTCGGCGCGGGTGGGGTAGTAGGCGGACAGCTTGGTGATCTGCTCGAAGAGCTCGCTGCCCCGGGCGTCGTAGAACCACTTGGGCGGCAGGCTCTTCGGGGTGCGGGTGAGCCCGTGGGTGACATCCGCCGCCAACGCGGCCGCGGTCGCGTTCGCGGGCAGGGTACGGGTGAGGGTGAACCGGGACGGGGTCACGCGCGGAACTCCTTCAGGGCGGTCAGCTCGATGCCGCCCGGGTCGCCGGTGAGCAGATGGGTGTCGGGAACCGGCCGCCATCCCGGATCCGCGTCGTGCGGTTCGGAGGCGACGGTGAGGGACGTACCGGGCTCCAGCAGATACCAGAGGGTGTCGCCGGAGGCGGTTGCGGCCAGGGTACGGCCGTCGGTCAGCAGGAAGTTGAGCCGCGAGCCGGGCGCCGCGTCGGCGAGTTCGACCGCGGTCGCGGCCAGCGCGGCGCCGGACCCCGTGCCCGCCCGCAGCCGGTGCCCGACCAGTGCCCAGGCCAGCGCCGAGTCGCAGCGGGCCTCCAGGCCCAGCAGCTCCTCCGGCGGCAGCCCGGCAGCCAGCGGCGCCAGGGAGGCGGGCCAGCCGGTCAGCGCGCCGTTGTGACTGAAGAGCCACGGCCCGGCGGCGTAGGGAGCGGCGGCCGCCTCTCCCGCGGCGCAGCCGCTGGTCGCGTCGCGTACGGCGGCGAGCAGCGCGCGGGTGCGCACCACCCGGCACAGGTCGGGGAAGAAGCCGTCCGCCCAGATCGGCCCGGATCTGCGGTAGCGGGCCGGCACCGGGTCACCGTCGGCGTACCAGCCCACGCCGAAGCCGTCGGCGTTGACGGTGCCGTGCTCCTGGCGGCGTGGTGCCCACGACTGGCGGTGCAGTGAGTACGGCGGCGCCAGCAGCAGCTCACCCACCGTGCGGGCGGGGCCCAGGTGGGCCAGGTGCCGGCACATCAGCGGTGCTCCGGGGTGCGGGCCGGCGGGTCGGCGGCGCTCACGTCGTCTCCTCCGGCGCCGGGGTGCGGGCGGTGCGGAACCCGGCGAAGATCTGCCGGCGCACCGGATGGTCCCAGTTGCGGAACGTCGCGCGCGCCACCACCGGGTCGGTGCCGAAGCACCCGCCGCGCAGCACCTTGTAGCCGGGACCGAAGAAGACCTCCGAGTACTCCCGGTACGGGAACGCGGTGAAGCCCGGGTAGGGGGCGAAGTCGCTGGAGGTCCACTCCCAGACGTCGCCCATGAGCTGCCGCACCCCGAGCGGGGAGGCTCCCCGGGGGCAGGCGCCGACCGGCGCCGGGCCCAGGTGCCGCTGCCCCAGGTTCGCGCGGTCGGCCCCGGGCTCCCCCTCGCCCCAGGGGAAGCGCAGGTCGCCGCCGGTGCGCGGGTCGTGGCGGGCCGCCTTCTCCCATTCGGCCTCGGTGGGCAGCCGCCGCCCCGCCCAGCGGGCGTAGGCGTCGGCCTCGTACCAGCTGACGTGCATCACGGGCTCCGCTTCCGGCACGGGTTCGCGAATCCCGAAGCGGCGCCGCCACCAGCCGCCGTGCTCCCGCTTCCAGAACAGCGGCGCCCGCAGCCCGTTGCGCCGTACGTGGTCCCAGCCCGCCGCCGACCACCAGCGCGGGTCGGCGTAGCCGCCGTCCTCGACGAACCGGAGGTAGGCGGCGTTGCTGACCGGAACGGTGTCGATGCAGAAGGCCGGTACCTCCCGGCGGTGCGCGGGCCGTTCGTTGTCCAGCGCCCAGGGATCGTCATCGGTCCCCATGGTGAACGCTCCTGCCGGCACCAGCACTTCGCTGCGGAGCGGGCCGGAACCGTCGGGAGGGGCGGGCGGCGGCGGTGCGCTCAGCGCGGCCGGGCCGCGCCGGAGCTGGTGGGTGATGAGCATGGTCTCGGCGTGCTGCTGCTCATGCTGGGCGATCATGCCGAACGCGAAGCCGTCCGCCTCCAGCGGGCGCCCGGCCAGTTCCGCGCGCTCCAGCACCCGGAACGCGTGCCCGCGCACCGTGGCCAGGTACGAGCGGGCCTCGTCCGGCGGCAGCAAAGGCAGCGCGGGGCGCTCGGCGCGCGGGTGCTCGAACGCGTCGTAGAGCGAGTCGATCTCGGGCCGCAGCGGCGCCTCTCCGCCCACGGCACGGAGCAGCCACTGCTCCTCCTGGTTGCCGATGTGCGCCATGTCCCATACCAGCGGGGACATCAGCGGCGAGTGCTGGGCGGTCAGTTCGGCGTCCTCGACGCAGTCGGAGAGCGCCAGGGTGCGGGTGCGGGCCCGGGTGAGGGCGTCGTGGGCGCGGGCGCGCAGCGCGGCGCGCTCCTGATCGGCGGTCACCATGGTTCTCCCTGCCGGCGGGGGGCGGTCTCGGAGGTGTCGGACCGGTGGCGGGTGTGCGCACGGTCGTCGGTGCCCGTACGTCGCTCGGTGCACACACGGTCGTCGCTGCCCGCACGGTCGTCGGCGGGGCAGCGGCCGGGGCCGATGTAGCGGGCTTCGAAGTCCGCCACCGCGGCCCGCACCCGCCGCCCCGCACCGAGTCGGGGCAGTGCCCGGCGGGCGAGGCCGAAGCAGTCGCGGGCCGCGGCGTGCAGTTCGGGGTCGGCCAGTCCCGCCCTGGCCGCGCGTTCCCACAGCGCGTTGCGGGGCGCCGGCCCCCCGGCCGTGAGCTCGGCCAGCGGCTTGACCACCCGGTAGGCGCTCTCGCTCGCCTCCGCGTCGTCGAACAGGGCCGTGGTCACCGCGAGCGGGACGATCCAGCCGTCCGGGCCCGGCTGCGCGTCGATCATCCGCAGCTCCAGATGGCCCCGGGGGCGCACGGGGGGAAAGAGGGTGGTCAGGTGGTAGACGAGGTCGTCGAGCAGAGGCGGACGGAGGGCGCCGGGACCCGTTCCGGGGCGGCTGCCGCGCCGGATCCACTGACGGAACGTCATCCCGTCCGCCGGGACCGTCCACGGGCCCTGCGCGGAGCGGACGCAGAGCAGCGGCGCGTCCAGCACGTACCGCGCCCAGGCCTGCCGGGGACTGTGTCCGCCCGCGGGCGGGGCGAGGTTGCGGTATCCGTCGAGCGCGGCCCAGACGCCCTGCCGCGCGGAGCGCCACCCGGCCCAGGGCCCCTCGTCGGCCGGGGAGTTGGCGAACGCCGCCGTGAGCACGGCACCCAGCAGGTGCGCGAGCAGCCAGCGGCGGCCCATCCCGAACGGTCCCGGCTCGGCCGTACCGGCGTCCAGGCAGACCTGCACGGACGCGGTGGAGCACATCATCGTCCGACCGGCGGGGCCGGTGCGGTCGAAGTACGCCTCCATGGCGCGATACCGCCGGTCCTCCAGCAGCCGGAGCGGGGGGTGGGGGTCGAGTCCCCGGCCCACCAGCGCGATGCCGTGCCGGTGCAGCCGGGCCCGGGCGGCGGTCAGGTCCGCCGAGACCGCGCGGACACAGGCGGCAAGTGAGGGCGCGGGCCGGGAACTGAATTCCAGCTGCCCACCGGGCTCGACGGAGATCGCCGAGGAGAGCGGCGCCTCGCGCAGCGCGGTGGCGGCGGCGCGGAGGGCGGTTGCCCCGACCCGGGCGGCCGGCCGGTTCGGCGGCTCGGCCTGCGGGGGCCGACGGGGGTGCGGGGGCTGCGGTGCCCCGGACCGGTGGGGGGGTGCGGGGCTCTCGGCCCCGGGTGGTGGGGGGTGCGGCGGGCGGGGCCCGGGGGCGCTGCCGGAAGCGGGCGCCAGCGGGCGGACGAGCCATTCGAGTTCGACCCCGACCCGGCGCGGCGGCCCGGTCTTGAAGCAGATGCCGTGTACGTAGGCGAGCGCCGCCGCCTCACTGAGCGGTTCGCCCAGGTACGCCTGCCTGTCGCCGGTCATCCGCCACCCCTCGTCACGCCGATGGTCTGCGAGGCGGAACGCGAACTGCCCGCCTCCATCAGAGCCGGTCCCCATTCCCGTCCGGGGAAACACCTGCGCGACCGCCCCACCGCACGAATCCGGCCGGGCCGCAACCGGTCGTGCCCGCGCCGCCGGCGGTGCCGGACGCCGACGGAGTGCGAGGGTGCGGGGTCCGGCAGTACCCGCGGCACCGAGTCCCCTGCCGGTGCACAGAGTTGGCGGAAACTCCCGCTCCCGGGGCACCGCTCCAGCGGCCCCGCGGCGGGCCGACCGCGGGCTGGTCCGTCGGGGCGTCCGACGCGGTGCCATAGGTCCCTCCGGGGCCGGGGCATCCCGCCGGGAGCGGATTCTCCGGTGCGTGGGCCGGCCGGCTGCGGACCGGTCCGCAGCCGGCCGGGCCCGGTCGGCCTCCGGTCGCCGGGCGGGTGCCCGTGCCGCTCCGCCGCGCATATGCCGTAGCACTCTCCGCAGACGCTGCGATGTCGCCGACTCCCACGGGAACCTTGCCGATCCGCGGGCGCCGCCGGAGAAATACCCGCCGGTCACACACCCGGCCGCGCCACAACCGGCCGGGGTGTGGTGCGATGGCGGTGCCGGAAACGGTCTCGGGGAATGTGGACCCCGGCACAGACCGTTGTCCGGTGCCAGGGCGCGGCCCGCCCTGATGCCCCCACCGCAGGAGACAGCATGAGCACCATCGAGCTGACCAAGGAAAACTTCGAGGAGACGGTCTCCGGGAACGACTTCGTCCTGATCGACTTCTGGGCGTCCTGGTGCGGCCCGTGCCGAAGCTTCGCACCGGTCTACGAGGCCGCCGCGGAACGGCACTCCGACCTGACGTTCGCCAAGGTGGACACGGAGGCACAGCAGGAGATCGCCGCCGCCTTCGAGGTGCAGTCGATCCCGACTCTCGCGATCATCCGGGACCGCACCCTGGTGTTCTCGCAGCCCGGCGCGCTGCCCGAGGCCGCGCTGGAGGATCTGATCGGCCAGGCCCGTGAGCTGGACATGGAAGAGGTGCGGCGTGCCGCCGAGGCCGAGGCCCAGGCCGCGGAGGGCGGGGAGCGCCCCGGCGCCTGAGCCACCGACGCGACAGCATGTGAGGACGGCCGCCCGGCGATCGCCGGGCGGCCGTCCTCGTCCGATTCGGAGCACCCGGCCGCTCACCGCCCGCGGGACGGTGGGTCCCGGGGGCGGTGAGCGGCGGGGAGTGTCAGGCGGGCACGTGCCGGGCGGCCAGCCGGACGTCGTGGCGGACCGGGTGGCCGTCGCGGACGCGTAGCCGGGCGACGGCGGCGAGCCGGTCGGGGCTGCTGGCGATGACGTTCACGTACTGGTCGGCGAGGCCGGCCGCCGCGTACTCACCGCACCCGTCGGTGATCGCGCGCACCAGTTCCCTGCCGTGGGCTCCGGTGACCGTGATGGCGACGCCGGCCAGCGGCCGCCCACCCTCGTCGGTGACCTGCCCGGTCAGCCCGGGGTCCGGCAGGCCCAGCCGGTGGTGGTGCGGGGCGACGGCGCTGGGCTGCGGCAGTTCGAAGGCCGGGTCCTCGACCGGCGGCTCGGTGGGCTCCTCCTCGGCGGCCTCCCGCGCCTCCTTGCGGGCCGCGCGGCGCTCCTTCCACGCGCCGAGGGCGATGAGGGCGGACCCGGCGGCGACCCATGCGCAGATGACCAGGGTGTGCGGCCAGACGTCCTTCCCGTCGAAGTAGAACAGCCCGCGGAGCGCCTCGATCAGGTTGCCCATCGGCATGACCGGGTGCAGGGCCCGGAAGAAGCCGGGCACCATCTGGACGGGGATCGCGCCGCCGCTGGAGGGCATGCTGAGCAGGACGAACAGGCCCATCGCCACGCCGGGGAAGAACTGCTTGCAGAACGGGACGAGCCCGTAGGAGGTGAGGGCGACGGCCTGGGTCATCAGGAAGACCAGCGGCACGGCGAGGGGGTCGTTCGGTATCACGTCCATGGAGCGCGCCACGAGGAAGGCGGCGACGCTCTCCACCACTCCGATGGACACCAGGGTGAGGACCTTCTTGCCGCGCCCCAGGACGGTGGCGCGCAGCAACATCATGACGCTGATGTAGGACGGGATGGTGCAGGCGAGGACGAGGTAGAAGAGTCCGGTGCCCATGCCGTCGCCGGGTGCGGTGGGGGCCGCCTCGTGGACCTGCAGCGTGCCGCCGCTGTGCTGCGCCACGCCGGTGAAGGTCTTCTGGAGGACTGCTTCGAGCGAGTAGCCGTCCGCCTTGGCGACGTAGAGCCGGGGGTGCTCGGCGTCGGGGACGAAGCCCGCCGTGGCCGCCCGGTCGGTGACCGCGTCGTGTGCTGCCTGCGCGTCGGCGACCTGGTGGACGTCGAACGCTCCGGGGCTCTGCTGTTCGAGGGCCTGTCCGAGCTGGTGGGCCGTCGGCCCGGCGACGGCCACGTCCACGTGGTGCGGCACCGGGTTGTGGAAGGGCAGCAGGTAGCAGACGAGGAAGCCGGTGAAGAAGAACGCCGGGAACCAGAGCGTCTCCGCCAGGGTGCGTACGGTCGCGCCGAGCGCCGAAGGGCTGCCGCCCGTGCGCTCCGGGTCCGCCTTGTGTTCCGCCATGGACAGGGTCCGCCTCCTCGGTGCGTACGGCGCGGGAAAATAAGTGGCATGGCCAATGATTAGAGAGGCTAACAGAAAGCTGCAGTGCTGCAAAAATGCACTACTGTAGAAAGCGCCGCAGCACGGACAGTGACCGGAATCAGCACGGGGAGCACAGATGGCCGCCCAGTCCGCCGGAGCAGACGCCCGAGGGCTCCGGGAACGCAAGAAGCTGGAGACCCGCTCGGCACTGCGCGCCACAGCGGTGCGGATGTACCTCGAGCGCGGGCCGGCAGCCGTCACCGTGCAGGACATCTGCGAGGCCGCGGGAGTCTCGCAGCGCACCTTCTTCAACTACTTCGAGACCAAGGACGACGCGGTCTTCGACTGGGACCGCCGGCTGGCCCGGCAGCTCGCGGAACTGCTCACCGCCCGCCCCGCGGGCGAGCCCCCGCTGGAGGCCGTGCACCGGACACTCCGCACCGCCCTTCCGGCCCTGGTCGCCGACGCCGGCTGGCGGGAGCGCCGACGGCTGCTGGGCAGGTATCCGGAGCTGGTCCCCAAACTGCTGCACAGCAACAGCCATCTGGCGGAGGCTCTGGCCGAGGCGGTCGCCGAGCGCACCGGACTGCCGCCGGACGCCCTCTACCCCCGCCTGCTGGCCGGCGCCGGACTGACGGTGCTGCGCTCCTCGATCCGGGCCTGGGACCCGGAGTCCTCGGCCGAGGACCTGCTGGCCGTGCTCGACTCCTGCTTCGCCTCGCTGGCCGCCGGACTCCCGTGCCCCGAGGGCGACGACCCGGTGCGCTCGGCGCGCTGACGCACCGCCGCGCCCGCGGACGCGAGGCCCCGGCACACCCCTTCCCGACGCCGGCCGATGCCGCCTCGCGGCCGGAGGACCGGCCGCCGGAGCGACCGAGAAGCGGCCCCGGGTGTCAGCGGCCGCCCAGCGCCGCCTCCAGGTCGTAGTGCACCGGCTGCTCCAGTTGCTCGTACGTGCACGAGCGCGGCTCGCGGTCCGGGCGCCAGCGGCGGAAGAGCACCGTGTGCCGGAAGCGCTCGCCCTCCATGTGGTCGTAGGCCACCTCGCACACCCGCTCGGGTCGCAGCGGCACCCAGGAGGAGTCCTTGCCGCCGCTCCACCTGCTGGGCGCGCCCGGCATCCTGCCCTCCTGCTGTGCTTCCTCCTCCGCCCAACGAGCCCACGGGTGCTCCTCCGGGCGGTCCGTCCGCAGCGGAGCCAGCTCCCGCATCAGCTCGCGCCTGCGCACCGCCGGGAACGAGGAGGAGGCACCGACGTACTGGAGCACGCCCGAGACGTCGTGCAGACCGAGCAGCAGGGACCCGAGCGCCTCGGGGCCGCTCTTGTGGGGGCGCAGTCCCGCCAGCACGCAGTCGGCCGTGCGCTCGTGTTTGACCTTGAGCATCACCCGCTCCCCCGGCCGGTAGGGCAGATCCGTCCGTTTGGCCACCACGCCGTCGAGTCCGGCGCCCTCGTACTGCGCGAACCACTCTCGCGCCACCGCGCTGTCGTGGGTCACCGGCGCCAGGTGCAGCGGCGGGCGGCACCCCTCCAGCGCGGACTCCAGCATCCGGCGGCGCTCGGAGAGGGACTCGGCCATGGCGTCGGTGTCGCCCAGGGCCAGCAGGTCGAAGGCGACGTAGGAGACGGGCGTCCGCTCGGCGAGCAGCCGCACCCGGGAGGCGGCCGGGTGGATGCGCTGCTGGAGCGCCTCGAAATCCAGCCGCCCGCCCACCGGCAGGACGATCTCGCCGTCCAGCACGCAGCGCTCCTGCAGCCGCTCCCGCAGCACCGCGACGAGTTCGGGGAAGTAGCGGACCAGGGACTTGCCGGTCCGGCTGAGCAGCTCGACCTCCTCGCCGTCCCGGAAGACCAGGCAGCGGAAGCCGTCCCACTTGGCCTCGTACTGCATGCCCTCCGGGACGGCGGACACGGCCTTGGCGAGCATCGGGCGTACCGGAGGCATGACAGGCAGTCGCATACCTCCGACTGTGCGGACCGGTGTCGGTTCCCGCGCGCCAGGTGATCCTTCCCGGTGAGCGCCGCGCGGGTGCCGGTGAACACACCGCGCCCGCACAGCGCCGGTGAACGCCCCGGTACGGAACCGAGCCGCCACACCCCGCCGGGCACGCGCACACCCGCGGCTCCGCTCGGCGGCCGGGCGGCCGGGCCTCGCCGTAACGGCGCCGGCTGCGGGTCCCGCACGGGTCCCCGCGGCTAGCCTGGAGGCCCGCAGTACCGTCTCCGGCCGGATCCTCCACGGCCCTCGTCCGGCCCTTCTCGCGAGGTGTGCCATGTGGCTCTCAGACATCGCGCGGACCTCCGCGCGGATCACCCGGGCGGCGGGCCGCAACGAGAAGGTGACGCTGCTCGCGGAACTGTTCGGACGGACCGAGCCGTCCGAGGCGCCCCTCGTCGTCACCTACCTCGCGGGGCGCCTTCCGCAGCGCCGTACCGGCATCGGATGGCGCACCCTGCGCGAACCGCCGCCGCCCGCGGCCGAGGCGTCGCTGACCATCACGGCCGCACACACCGCCTTCGACCGGATCGCACAGGTCAGCGGGAAAGGCGCACAGGCCGAGCGCAAACGGCTGCTCGACGGGTTGCTGGCCGCGGCCACGGAGG
It encodes the following:
- a CDS encoding TetR family transcriptional regulator → MAAQSAGADARGLRERKKLETRSALRATAVRMYLERGPAAVTVQDICEAAGVSQRTFFNYFETKDDAVFDWDRRLARQLAELLTARPAGEPPLEAVHRTLRTALPALVADAGWRERRRLLGRYPELVPKLLHSNSHLAEALAEAVAERTGLPPDALYPRLLAGAGLTVLRSSIRAWDPESSAEDLLAVLDSCFASLAAGLPCPEGDDPVRSAR
- a CDS encoding ATP-dependent DNA ligase, with translation MRLPVMPPVRPMLAKAVSAVPEGMQYEAKWDGFRCLVFRDGEEVELLSRTGKSLVRYFPELVAVLRERLQERCVLDGEIVLPVGGRLDFEALQQRIHPAASRVRLLAERTPVSYVAFDLLALGDTDAMAESLSERRRMLESALEGCRPPLHLAPVTHDSAVAREWFAQYEGAGLDGVVAKRTDLPYRPGERVMLKVKHERTADCVLAGLRPHKSGPEALGSLLLGLHDVSGVLQYVGASSSFPAVRRRELMRELAPLRTDRPEEHPWARWAEEEAQQEGRMPGAPSRWSGGKDSSWVPLRPERVCEVAYDHMEGERFRHTVLFRRWRPDREPRSCTYEQLEQPVHYDLEAALGGR
- the trxA gene encoding thioredoxin produces the protein MSTIELTKENFEETVSGNDFVLIDFWASWCGPCRSFAPVYEAAAERHSDLTFAKVDTEAQQEIAAAFEVQSIPTLAIIRDRTLVFSQPGALPEAALEDLIGQARELDMEEVRRAAEAEAQAAEGGERPGA
- the egtA gene encoding ergothioneine biosynthesis glutamate--cysteine ligase EgtA — protein: MTGDRQAYLGEPLSEAAALAYVHGICFKTGPPRRVGVELEWLVRPLAPASGSAPGPRPPHPPPPGAESPAPPHRSGAPQPPHPRRPPQAEPPNRPAARVGATALRAAATALREAPLSSAISVEPGGQLEFSSRPAPSLAACVRAVSADLTAARARLHRHGIALVGRGLDPHPPLRLLEDRRYRAMEAYFDRTGPAGRTMMCSTASVQVCLDAGTAEPGPFGMGRRWLLAHLLGAVLTAAFANSPADEGPWAGWRSARQGVWAALDGYRNLAPPAGGHSPRQAWARYVLDAPLLCVRSAQGPWTVPADGMTFRQWIRRGSRPGTGPGALRPPLLDDLVYHLTTLFPPVRPRGHLELRMIDAQPGPDGWIVPLAVTTALFDDAEASESAYRVVKPLAELTAGGPAPRNALWERAARAGLADPELHAAARDCFGLARRALPRLGAGRRVRAAVADFEARYIGPGRCPADDRAGSDDRVCTERRTGTDDRAHTRHRSDTSETAPRRQGEPW
- a CDS encoding carboxypeptidase regulatory-like domain-containing protein, producing MAEHKADPERTGGSPSALGATVRTLAETLWFPAFFFTGFLVCYLLPFHNPVPHHVDVAVAGPTAHQLGQALEQQSPGAFDVHQVADAQAAHDAVTDRAATAGFVPDAEHPRLYVAKADGYSLEAVLQKTFTGVAQHSGGTLQVHEAAPTAPGDGMGTGLFYLVLACTIPSYISVMMLLRATVLGRGKKVLTLVSIGVVESVAAFLVARSMDVIPNDPLAVPLVFLMTQAVALTSYGLVPFCKQFFPGVAMGLFVLLSMPSSGGAIPVQMVPGFFRALHPVMPMGNLIEALRGLFYFDGKDVWPHTLVICAWVAAGSALIALGAWKERRAARKEAREAAEEEPTEPPVEDPAFELPQPSAVAPHHHRLGLPDPGLTGQVTDEGGRPLAGVAITVTGAHGRELVRAITDGCGEYAAAGLADQYVNVIASSPDRLAAVARLRVRDGHPVRHDVRLAARHVPA
- the egtD gene encoding L-histidine N(alpha)-methyltransferase, which encodes MTPSRFTLTRTLPANATAAALAADVTHGLTRTPKSLPPKWFYDARGSELFEQITKLSAYYPTRAEAGILRDAAPRIAELTGARTLVELGSGSSYKTRLLLTALGAPLTYVPVDVSESALAEAGHALLADHPGVAVHALVADFQQELPLPECPEPKVVAFLGGTIGNLLPADRARFLASLRSRLGPQDALLLGTDLVKDPAVLVAAYDDAEGVTAQFNKNVLHVLNRELGADFDPEDFTHVAAWDGENEWIEMRLRARRALSAKLPAVDLSVDFRSGEELRTEISAKFRRASIRAELAAAGMRLCQWWTDSGDRFALSLAVPEPDARVRHAAG
- the egtB gene encoding ergothioneine biosynthesis protein EgtB, which produces MVTADQERAALRARAHDALTRARTRTLALSDCVEDAELTAQHSPLMSPLVWDMAHIGNQEEQWLLRAVGGEAPLRPEIDSLYDAFEHPRAERPALPLLPPDEARSYLATVRGHAFRVLERAELAGRPLEADGFAFGMIAQHEQQHAETMLITHQLRRGPAALSAPPPPAPPDGSGPLRSEVLVPAGAFTMGTDDDPWALDNERPAHRREVPAFCIDTVPVSNAAYLRFVEDGGYADPRWWSAAGWDHVRRNGLRAPLFWKREHGGWWRRRFGIREPVPEAEPVMHVSWYEADAYARWAGRRLPTEAEWEKAARHDPRTGGDLRFPWGEGEPGADRANLGQRHLGPAPVGACPRGASPLGVRQLMGDVWEWTSSDFAPYPGFTAFPYREYSEVFFGPGYKVLRGGCFGTDPVVARATFRNWDHPVRRQIFAGFRTARTPAPEETT
- the egtC gene encoding ergothioneine biosynthesis protein EgtC: MCRHLAHLGPARTVGELLLAPPYSLHRQSWAPRRQEHGTVNADGFGVGWYADGDPVPARYRRSGPIWADGFFPDLCRVVRTRALLAAVRDATSGCAAGEAAAAPYAAGPWLFSHNGALTGWPASLAPLAAGLPPEELLGLEARCDSALAWALVGHRLRAGTGSGAALAATAVELADAAPGSRLNFLLTDGRTLAATASGDTLWYLLEPGTSLTVASEPHDADPGWRPVPDTHLLTGDPGGIELTALKEFRA